AAAGCCTCTTCTAGTCTTCAAGGGTGTTACTTCATTATGGAGGTAATGTGGGTGCTTTGTGAGCTATGATTAGCCCGAATGAAGCTTCAGTTATGAGCATTTGTCCGTCTGCCCCGTGATGACAGCTCACCCCCCATTCACAACAATGGGTAACAATAGAAATTTTATGGACGATAAAAGGAGGGGGGAGAAGGGTCCAGGCTCTATATGGAAGAAATACCTGAGATTTTGATCCACCCACAATTGTCTAAACATAGCCCAGGTGGTTGATGTGGCCAGGTCTATATAACTGCAAAGCACGACTTGGAGGTGTTCGCTCAGGAGATTCTGAACGTGAGACGTGTTGAAAGACTCCTCCACCATGGTAAGgcttctctcttttgttcttcaCATCCTTCTTTGATGCCTGCTCTCTGCACATCATCTGCTCAGGTCTCTTCTCTTGAGTCAGTGGGTTGAGGGAGACAGAATATCTATTTCATGTCTGAAAACAAGGATGGAAGTGCAAATTTATGATATCTTTGAGAAATTATGTTCATATGTATTTGTCTTAGCAAAATATGAACTCTAATAACTGACAGACTTCAATTTTGTTTAGATTATAAGAAAGATTTACAAAAactgatttttcaaaataactATAAGCATGTGGCAGGAAAAGTATGGTTAAGGTAAGGCAACAAAAAGCTTGGTAAAGGGTCTTGGTTTTTGTCATGcttaaataaatgcaaacttGTATTCTGAAAACCCTGAGGGAATATGTTCTTATGTTTTGTCCATTTCCATGTATTTCCTTAAAGTTACAGTCTGTCAAGTTCTTCCGATCACTGTAGGgatcaaaaggaaaaaatactaaatttaCAGTGTGTGCATATGACCCTTACATGTCACTGTCTTCTGAATTAAGTCAAATTGTagataaaagagaaataaagcaacATACTCAGTCATTTAAAGCAACAATGCTCCcgttaataaacaaaaaatgtctcaaattctCCCAACAGGCAccaaagaaagcaaagaagaagACCGCCGAGGCGAGCTCCAATGTCTTCAGCATGTTTGAGCAGTCACAGATCCAGGAGTTCAAGGAGGTGGGATGAATTGAAATTTTGTCTGAGCCAGCAGGCCATGATTGTtaaaacttttgttttgtttttacaacatctattaaattatattatagaCTCCTTTAGTAAGATATTGTGTGATCCAAGTTGCGAGTGATCGGTGGTTGCGTGAAGGTGTGTAGGTGAATGCTGGCATGTGTTGTAAAGCACTCTAAGTGGTCGgtagactagaaaagcgctataaatacagtccatttacttcCTTATCTGTCATTCATGTCTATGATGTGATGCACAAACATGTTTCCTGAAACCTGCTGAATTGAGATACTGCAGTTGTCATCATGTTAATTAATTGTCtgaatttctttgttttacatttataaaaaacataacaaacctACTGGCTCactctaaaaaatgttttaatggtaAAAAAGGATATATAATAGTTATTTCCtgaggtggaaagtaactaagtaaatGTAATCAATTACTAAGAATAAGAATGTTTCTGAAGTATTTTGACTTGACTTTATTATCTccaatttaaactattttatcTACCACAGTAATGTACGTTTAAAATggtattgtactttttacttcttctaTTCAAAGAAGAAGCTCTTTGGAAATgatcacattgtttttttttatgagagtGAGATAAGATATCATATATCTCATCTCTCACTCTCAAATATCAGTCTCATGACAATGCCTTAAATATGGATTTGCACAGTCAGAATGTGGTTAGCTTATCTTAGCATAAAATACACGCTACTAACGCCTCTAAAGCTTATAACACAATATTGCACCCCGttagtttaatatatacaaaattagaaacataaaaacaaaggtTTTAGTGGGCGTTGTGCATTGTAACTGTTTATTTCCATCCGCCCAACACGTCAGTACAATGTTTCCAGCCATAGCGTGGGCTGCCAGATACAGTTACAGTGCTCAGGTTTACGATGAACCATCACTGTCGGCAAGAAATACCAATAGCAAGCAACTCcctctaaaattaaaaaaacagttttagttcctttttttaacatttctgtttgtgtatggaGACACAAACTATAGGTGTCTTCGGACAAAGCCAGTTTAGCTGTTTCTCACTGCTCTCAATCTTGATGCTCAACAAGACAAACCATGTCCTGAGTTATGATGCATTCTTACTTATTAAACaagttcaaatataaataaaaaatgaaacttttcttCATCACAGCCAGTTAGGGCATTTAATGACTtaatataaatcattaaaaaaacacaactttttgCTGATAATATCACTTCACTTTAGTTactgttaataaaaaaattggattgtaaaatgtgataaattgtAACGCATACTCTTTCACTCCAGGCTTTCACCATCATGGACCAGAACAGAGATGGTTTCATTGACAAGGGGGACCTGAGAGACACATTCGCTGCTCTGGGTGAGCTGCTTTTCCTGTAGCTTAGGTTACAATTCAAGATAAAGGAGGCTGGGTCTATGGGGTTGCAGGGAGGGGCAccgccaacacacacacacacacacacacacacacacacacacacacacacacacacacacacacacacacacacacacacacacacatactcacacacacacacacacacacacacacacacacacacacacacacacacacacacacacacacacacacacacacacacacacagacagacagacagagagacagacacactttCATTTACTAACTGTAACCAGCTACTACACAGCTAACCTCAACCTTTAAGGTGTTTGCTTGATGTTTCAGTGGAAATGTTTGTAAGATGGTcgaacaacatttaaaaaaaaatattccccCACATCTTTCCGACTTCACAATAGAGGGTCTGTTTCGTCCTGTGACGGCTTGTTTCCATgttgaaaaagcagaaaatagaCATAATATGCAGATTTCTGAATCTATTTTGGATGAACTCAGTATCTACAGCACTGAAATTCAGCTAAATGAAAACTGAATTCGCTACAGCTCTGATTCACactttctcctgttcatactggctattaaaagatgtCTTCAAATACGCTTTCAATGTaatcaaaccaaaccaaaatcCACATTGAAGGTAGATCTGATGACTCGATTACTACTTTAAGGGAATAGACATCATGGATTGTTGTACATTAGGCTCCAAACATATGCTAATGCTCattcactgacaaaaacactaaaacactccACGAGGTTCAAACAGTGAAACAGAGCTTTTCTCAGTTAACTACTGTATGATTGTCAGCATAGAAACAAAGTTTTTGATCTGACTGTAGTGACCACTTTGTCTGCTTTGTCTGCAGGTCGTCTCAATGTTGGCAATGATGAGCTGGATGAGATGACGAAGGAGGCTCCCGGCCCCATCAACTTCACCATCTTCCTAGCTATGTTTGGCGAGAAGCTTAAAGGTTAGTCTGAATATCTGTGAATTACAGCTGCATCTTTGAATGGTATCAAGGACCATGCTGGCATAGTTGGGAGCCTTGATAATTATACGCCAATTGCACTAGCCAGTCTGGTATCCatgaaattatttaattaaGTCGTTTATATCAATATATTACTACAACTGACAACCAGGTTGGCTTCGAGGATAAGCATGGTACTGATTTGAGTAGAAGGCAAAATTCCTCTGTTCCAATCAACTTTATGGATGTTTTTGATTGAATTAATCACCAAAAGTTGTTTATTAAATTGAGTCATAGGAGCATGCCTGACTGCATGATAAGAATCCAGACATACTGGTATGCTAAACAGAGTATGCAGGTCAAATAGGACAATAGAGTCTCTGCTCCCTTTGGCAGTGGTAATGGAGTACGACAGCGGCGGCTACTTTCACCAGCCCTCTTTAAAGTGTACATGAATGATTTATCTGACAGCTAAGAGGCTGTAAACTGGCTTTATGATTGGTAACACCCTAATAAACCATCTTATGTATGCCAACAGTTGGCTATTCTTTCTCCTAGCAGTGCTGGGTTTCAACAGCTGCTGAATTATGGGGTCAAACATGATGTGCAATACAATGCTAAAAAGAGTGCTGTCATGTAGAACAAATGGGGTTATTCCAGATTCTCCAGATTTTTATCTATCAGGAAGAAGTGCAATGTGTTTGTAATATAGCAAAATATCTGGAGCACTTCATTACAAATCAAATGTCTGATGACCATGAAGGCAATGCCGAATAATATATGATAAAGCTAATATCTTCGCAAAATAATTTTTACCTTCAGACCATGTTAAGTCATATTGCACTCCTCTCTATACTGCCCCTTGTGGGCCAAGTTTAAAAAGGCAAACATGGTTTAAAGTTGGCTGTAATGACGGTATACAAATATTACTTTAATCTATGTGGTGTAGTGCAAGTAACCTACTTTGTAACACTTTCCAGGCTCTATTGAGATATCTGATACAAATGTATTTGTCGACTGAAAGCTTCTCAGATCGCCATTATCATGCTGCTGGCAAATCCTCATTTTTTGTGTTGTACAGTACCACTCAACCCTGTGGAAAAACTGACATAACTGTcttttataaaaaattaaaatgtttaacacCATACAAAGTGTATAGATTCTTCTGACCTTTGTAGACTGGTTTCATCTTGCTATGCCAGGCCGAATAATCTGAGCTAATTGTATTAATCAGTTAAAATATTCtgtattcttgtttttaatgatgCTCAATATCAAGAGGATGATATGTCACCCTCGTTTTTATTCACCACTacatattttctcttatttaccACAATGAGGTTTTACTGTGGTAGTAATCTGTTCTTGTTTCTATTTGTGTTTAGGTACTGACCCTGAGGAAACAATTCTCAACGCATTCAAGATCTTTGACCCCGAAGGAACAGGAGCCCTGAAAGGAGACGAGTACGCATTTTGAAATATCTTTCTAATAGCTGCTCTGTAAGGCTGTACTTAAACACAGTGCTGAGATAAATGATAACATAGTAACATGCCCAAAACaacaatgttaacatgtttatattatgaGTTTGTCCTCctaagaaaacaacacaatagaTCATAATGTCTCTGCAATGCACTGTTCAGATGATGTCTATATATAAATTGTCAAATTTCCTCAATCAGAAGTGGGGGGTTGGGTGGatggtttaaatttaaaaaaacgttatcactgatcaataagaatTTACTCAAATCTTACGGGGCAAAGTTTGGTCAAGATTTacgcagtttttaaaaaaaaagacaaattatatattttccCTTCACAGAATCAAATACCACCTTATGTCTCAGGCAGACAAGTTCACCGAGGAAGAGGTAATGCATGTCCATCCATCacttctgttattttgtccaacaGAAAGATGCAGTGATCCTTGCATGGTGAAGAGGTTACTATACATAAAGATTGATACATAGCACACTCACCTTGAGATTGTCAGGTGTGCAATCATTGTAGAGCACATTAGACAATTAACTTTGTAAGAAACAGACCAAAGAGCCTGCATggtgtgctgtgttgtgttaaACCATAGATTAAATATGAAGTTGGTTTTTCAGAGCCTTAGAGCTCTCCATGCAAGTGCTGTGTTTTGATGAATTGGAGATATTCCAAATAATAAAGCA
This Scomber scombrus chromosome 14, fScoSco1.1, whole genome shotgun sequence DNA region includes the following protein-coding sequences:
- the LOC133993536 gene encoding myosin regulatory light chain 2B, cardiac muscle isoform-like, producing MFEQSQIQEFKEAFTIMDQNRDGFIDKGDLRDTFAALGRLNVGNDELDEMTKEAPGPINFTIFLAMFGEKLKGTDPEETILNAFKIFDPEGTGALKGDEIKYHLMSQADKFTEEEVNQMFTNFPLDVAGNLDYKNLCYVITHGEEKEQEE